In a genomic window of Streptococcus oralis:
- a CDS encoding GNAT family N-acetyltransferase, whose translation MMTIRRQEIVKLEDVLHLYQAVGWTNYTHQPQMLEKALSNSLAIYLALDGDAVVGLVRLVGDGFSSIFVQDLIVLPSYQRQGIGSDLMKEALGDYKDAYQVQLVTDQTEKTLGFYRSLGFEALSTYDCTGMIWVDRKR comes from the coding sequence ATGATGACTATTAGAAGGCAAGAAATCGTCAAGCTAGAGGATGTTTTGCATCTCTATCAGGCTGTTGGTTGGACAAATTATACACATCAACCTCAGATGTTGGAGAAGGCCTTATCTAACTCATTAGCAATTTATCTAGCACTTGATGGCGATGCCGTGGTGGGCTTGGTCCGTTTAGTCGGAGATGGTTTTTCATCGATTTTTGTCCAGGATTTGATCGTTTTGCCTAGCTATCAACGCCAAGGGATTGGTAGCGACTTGATGAAAGAGGCTTTAGGTGATTACAAAGATGCCTATCAAGTCCAACTAGTGACCGATCAGACAGAAAAAACCTTGGGATTCTATCGATCTCTGGGATTTGAAGCCTTATCTACTTATGACTGTACAGGAATGATTTGGGTGGATCGAAAAAGATAA
- a CDS encoding GNAT family N-acetyltransferase, with protein sequence MPVNEYGQMIGESMEGYTSGELPAIDFLEGRYARIEDLSVEKHAEDLLAVYGPGTPREMWTYLFQEPVADMEELVSLLNQMLARKDRFYYVIIDKVTGKALGTFSLMRIDQNNRVIEVGAVTFSPELRGTRIGTEAQYLLARYVFEELNYRRYEWKCDALNLPSRRAAERLGFVYEGTFRQAVVYKGRTRDTDWLAMIDKDWPQVKSRLEAWLSPENFYKDGRQHKSLREF encoded by the coding sequence ATGCCAGTAAATGAATATGGTCAGATGATTGGTGAGTCAATGGAAGGTTATACATCTGGTGAATTGCCTGCTATTGATTTCTTAGAAGGGCGTTATGCTCGGATAGAGGATCTTTCGGTGGAAAAGCATGCGGAGGATTTATTAGCTGTTTATGGTCCAGGTACTCCTCGGGAGATGTGGACCTACCTCTTTCAGGAACCAGTGGCAGATATGGAGGAACTGGTTAGCCTTTTAAATCAGATGTTGGCTCGTAAGGACCGTTTTTACTACGTGATTATAGACAAGGTGACTGGTAAGGCCTTGGGGACTTTTTCTCTCATGCGCATTGACCAGAATAACCGAGTAATAGAAGTGGGAGCTGTCACTTTTTCTCCAGAACTCAGGGGAACACGTATAGGGACAGAGGCTCAATATCTCCTAGCTCGCTATGTTTTTGAGGAGCTTAACTATCGTCGCTATGAGTGGAAATGCGATGCTCTTAATCTGCCATCCAGACGAGCTGCGGAGCGTTTGGGCTTTGTCTATGAAGGAACCTTCCGTCAGGCAGTCGTTTATAAGGGACGTACACGTGATACGGATTGGCTAGCTATGATTGATAAGGACTGGCCTCAAGTCAAATCCCGTTTGGAAGCATGGCTGTCTCCTGAAAACTTTTATAAAGATGGACGGCAGCACAAGAGCTTGAGAGAATTCTGA
- a CDS encoding DUF3021 domain-containing protein encodes MKRLIAYFVSGMRTASFVYLSLVLLAQFYSGITYPAPTTKNILALFLMSGIMGVLTLILERLEFLAYSMRVGVHLLATATILVLTYLFFGWGSALLSPLLWFFFLLIYGLIWLYQIWQTHKLTQRINQALEDKRKKTNH; translated from the coding sequence ATGAAGCGATTGATTGCTTATTTTGTATCAGGAATGCGTACGGCCTCCTTTGTTTATTTGAGTTTGGTGTTATTGGCTCAGTTTTATTCAGGTATTACCTATCCCGCACCAACGACAAAAAATATTCTAGCTTTGTTTTTGATGAGTGGAATTATGGGGGTATTGACTTTAATCCTTGAAAGGCTAGAGTTTCTTGCTTATAGTATGCGTGTAGGAGTTCATTTGTTAGCGACAGCTACTATTTTAGTATTGACCTACCTATTTTTTGGCTGGGGTTCGGCATTGTTGAGTCCCTTGCTTTGGTTCTTTTTCTTATTAATTTATGGACTGATATGGTTGTACCAGATCTGGCAAACTCACAAGCTCACCCAACGAATTAATCAAGCCTTAGAAGATAAAAGAAAGAAAACGAATCACTAA
- a CDS encoding LytTR family DNA-binding domain-containing protein, which produces MKIRFEMKTEFSEKDPHILIQAAQLTDQAREVMEYLEQFSTTNHVVIPIRTDDHLVMVKIEDLILADIDKNLLTIYTVDGIYKTKETLTNFQNRINRRNFIQISRHSVINIDHLESLSDSFSGNMMAKMTRGLKSSVSRKYVKSLMDYLGL; this is translated from the coding sequence ATGAAGATTCGTTTTGAAATGAAGACAGAGTTTTCAGAAAAAGACCCACACATTTTAATTCAGGCGGCTCAGTTAACCGACCAAGCAAGAGAGGTCATGGAGTATTTAGAACAATTTTCAACGACTAATCATGTGGTTATTCCTATTCGAACGGATGATCATCTGGTTATGGTGAAAATTGAGGATCTTATTCTAGCAGATATCGATAAGAATTTATTGACCATTTATACGGTAGATGGGATTTATAAAACTAAGGAAACATTGACAAACTTTCAGAATCGAATTAATCGACGTAACTTTATACAGATATCGCGTCATTCAGTTATAAACATTGACCATTTAGAGTCATTATCGGATAGCTTTTCAGGGAACATGATGGCTAAAATGACTCGGGGTCTCAAATCGAGTGTGAGTCGGAAATACGTTAAGTCCTTAATGGATTATCTAGGTTTATAG
- a CDS encoding ABC transporter permease: protein MLALLKRNFILYFRNRSGVFFSLLGALISFLLYIIFLQKNLTDSWSQLPNSTNLLNNWLMGGTLAVTGITTSFTALTQMVQDRENQVDQDLFLTDLGSWGLQASYLISSIIISFVMQVFMFAVMSLYFKESPVISHLPEIALIMLLSSLLSSLVNVLLIYRFQSVDSLGKLATIVGTASGFLVGTYVPIGVLPDFAQIITKCTPATYIASLYRQVLMKEPLETTFTGNSGLLQEFQEKMGIQINWQELLTKEETYFIVVIISLVAILLWMLFVKVFSKRK from the coding sequence ATGTTAGCTTTATTGAAACGGAATTTTATCTTATATTTTCGTAATCGTTCGGGAGTATTTTTCTCATTATTGGGGGCATTGATTTCCTTCCTCCTTTATATCATTTTTTTGCAGAAGAATTTGACGGATTCTTGGTCCCAACTCCCTAATAGTACGAACCTTTTAAATAACTGGCTGATGGGTGGGACCTTGGCTGTGACTGGGATTACAACCAGTTTTACGGCTCTTACACAAATGGTACAGGATCGTGAAAATCAAGTAGATCAAGATCTCTTCTTGACAGATTTAGGTAGCTGGGGCTTACAGGCGTCCTATCTAATCAGCAGTATTATCATTTCTTTTGTCATGCAGGTGTTTATGTTTGCTGTTATGAGCCTTTATTTTAAAGAAAGTCCAGTTATCAGTCATTTACCGGAAATCGCTTTGATTATGTTATTAAGCAGTCTGCTTTCAAGTTTGGTAAATGTTCTCTTGATTTACCGTTTTCAATCTGTAGATAGTCTTGGTAAACTGGCAACGATAGTGGGGACTGCTTCTGGATTTTTAGTAGGAACTTATGTCCCTATTGGAGTATTACCTGATTTTGCACAGATTATCACGAAGTGTACCCCTGCAACTTATATTGCTTCTCTCTATCGACAAGTCTTAATGAAAGAGCCATTAGAGACCACATTTACAGGAAATAGCGGTCTGTTACAGGAATTTCAAGAAAAAATGGGAATCCAAATCAACTGGCAAGAACTATTGACAAAGGAAGAAACATACTTTATAGTGGTTATTATCAGTCTCGTCGCTATTCTTCTTTGGATGTTATTTGTTAAAGTGTTTAGCAAGAGAAAATAA
- a CDS encoding ABC transporter ATP-binding protein, with product MILQAKHLTKQYGNHMAVDDIQLEFEKGSFNAILGPNGAGKSTTISMLIGLKKPTQGQIRYAPNTKIGVVFQASVLDEMLTVRENLTIRAQQYKEIAASRVDDLIHQLGLTAFQKQLYGTLSGGQKRRVDIARALLSRPDILFLDEPTTGLDIQTRKSIWDLLYRLQKDEGMTIILTTHYLDEADEADQIYIVDHGKVIAQGSATAIKSQYASNILKIRFKEMKDLEKLRQTGMTVEEENEMEYLFYPRTSQEAIEYLAKVREEIDSFEFRPGTMDDAFIALTGREVR from the coding sequence ATGATTTTACAAGCTAAACATTTGACTAAACAGTATGGCAATCATATGGCTGTCGATGATATTCAGTTAGAGTTTGAAAAAGGAAGTTTCAATGCTATTTTGGGACCCAATGGTGCAGGGAAATCAACCACCATTTCCATGTTAATCGGTTTGAAAAAGCCGACACAAGGTCAGATTCGATATGCGCCAAATACGAAAATCGGAGTGGTTTTTCAAGCTAGTGTACTGGATGAGATGTTGACGGTTAGGGAAAATCTCACGATTCGTGCTCAACAATATAAGGAGATTGCGGCAAGTCGTGTGGATGATTTGATTCATCAACTGGGTTTGACTGCTTTCCAGAAACAACTATATGGGACTTTGTCAGGTGGGCAAAAACGTCGGGTTGATATTGCGCGTGCTCTTCTTTCGCGACCAGATATTCTTTTCTTGGATGAACCAACGACAGGTCTTGATATTCAAACTCGCAAATCCATCTGGGATCTACTGTATCGACTACAAAAGGATGAAGGGATGACTATTATCTTAACGACTCATTATCTGGATGAAGCAGATGAAGCGGATCAGATCTATATCGTTGATCATGGGAAAGTGATTGCGCAAGGTTCTGCGACTGCTATTAAAAGCCAGTATGCATCTAATATCCTAAAAATTCGTTTTAAGGAAATGAAGGATCTAGAAAAATTGCGACAGACTGGAATGACAGTCGAGGAAGAAAATGAGATGGAATATCTTTTTTATCCAAGGACGTCACAGGAAGCCATTGAATATTTGGCAAAAGTTCGAGAAGAAATTGATTCTTTTGAGTTTCGTCCGGGTACTATGGATGATGCCTTTATTGCACTTACAGGAAGAGAGGTTCGCTAA
- a CDS encoding YjdF family protein, giving the protein MEIVSIGLTVYFEDGFWHGLFEQEYEGTYQVCRVTFGQEPKEDEILKLLQTQFVRLSFSPEATVKQHVKIKNPKRLQRAVKKQVKQKVSSKSQELLQLQHEEQKKHSKQQSSLQKQLLKQEKFERKQQKRREKHKGH; this is encoded by the coding sequence GTGGAAATCGTTTCAATTGGCTTGACAGTTTATTTTGAAGATGGATTTTGGCATGGATTGTTTGAACAAGAGTATGAGGGAACTTATCAAGTTTGTCGAGTGACATTTGGTCAGGAACCAAAAGAGGATGAAATTTTGAAACTTTTACAGACTCAGTTTGTTCGGTTATCTTTTAGTCCAGAGGCAACAGTCAAACAGCATGTGAAGATTAAGAATCCGAAGCGTTTGCAGCGAGCTGTAAAGAAACAGGTGAAGCAGAAAGTTTCTTCTAAGTCACAAGAGCTCTTGCAGTTGCAGCACGAGGAACAAAAAAAGCATTCAAAACAACAGTCTAGTCTCCAAAAGCAATTGCTCAAGCAAGAGAAATTTGAACGCAAACAGCAAAAACGTAGAGAGAAGCACAAGGGTCACTAG
- the leuS gene encoding leucine--tRNA ligase: MSFYNHKEIEPKWQGYWAEHHTFKTGTDASKPKFYALDMFPYPSGAGLHVGHPEGYTATDILSRYKRAQGYNVLHPMGWDAFGLPAEQYAMDTGNDPAEFTAENIANFKRQINALGFSYDWDREVNTTDPNYYKWTQWIFTKLYEKGLAYEAEVPVNWVEELGTAIANEEVLPDGTSERGGYPVVRKPMRQWMLKITAYAERLLNDLDELDWPESIKDMQINWIGKSTGANVTFKVKGTDKEFTVFTTRPDTLFGATFTVLAPEHELVDAITSPEQADAVADYKHQASLKSDLARTDLAKEKTGVWTGAYAINPVNGKEIPIWIADYVLASYGTGAVMAVPAHDQRDWEFAKQFDLPIVEVLEGGNVAEAAYTEDGLHVNSDFLDGLNKEDAIAKIVAWLEEKGCGQEKVTYRLRDWLFSRQRYWGEPIPIIHWEDGTSTAIPESELPLVLPVTKDIRPSGTGESPLANLTDWLEVTREDGVKGRRETNTMPQWAGSSWYYLRYIDPHNTEKLADEDLLKQWLPVDIYVGGAEHAVLHLLYARFWHKFLYDIGVVPTKEPFQKLFNQGMILGTSYRDHRGALVATDKVEKRDGSFFHVETGEELEQAPAKMSKSLKNVVNPDDVVEQYGADTLRVYEMFMGPLDASIAWSEEGLEGSRKFLDRVYRLITSKEIAAENNGALDKVYNETVKAVTEQIESMKFNTAIAQLMVFVNAANKEDKLYVDYAKGFIQLIAPFAPHLAEELWQTVTATGESISYVAWPTWDESKLVEDEIEIVVQIKGKVRAKLMVAKDLSREELQEIALADEKVKAEIDSKEIVKVISVPNKLVNIVVK; encoded by the coding sequence ATGAGTTTTTACAATCATAAAGAAATTGAGCCTAAGTGGCAGGGCTACTGGGCAGAACATCATACATTTAAGACAGGAACAGATGCATCAAAACCGAAGTTTTATGCTCTGGATATGTTCCCATATCCATCTGGAGCGGGTCTTCACGTAGGACACCCAGAAGGCTACACAGCGACTGATATCCTTAGCCGTTACAAACGTGCGCAAGGATACAACGTCCTTCACCCAATGGGATGGGATGCCTTTGGTTTGCCAGCAGAGCAATACGCTATGGATACGGGGAATGACCCAGCAGAATTTACAGCGGAAAACATTGCCAACTTCAAACGTCAAATCAATGCGCTTGGCTTCTCTTATGACTGGGATCGTGAAGTCAACACAACAGATCCAAACTATTACAAGTGGACTCAATGGATTTTCACTAAGCTTTACGAAAAAGGCTTGGCCTATGAAGCGGAAGTACCAGTAAACTGGGTGGAAGAATTGGGAACGGCCATTGCCAACGAAGAAGTCCTTCCGGATGGAACTTCTGAGCGTGGTGGCTATCCTGTTGTCCGCAAACCAATGCGCCAATGGATGCTTAAAATCACGGCCTATGCAGAGCGCTTGCTTAATGACTTGGATGAGTTGGATTGGCCAGAATCTATCAAGGATATGCAAATCAACTGGATTGGCAAATCAACTGGTGCCAATGTCACCTTTAAAGTAAAAGGAACAGACAAGGAATTCACCGTCTTTACCACTCGTCCTGATACTCTTTTCGGTGCGACTTTCACTGTTTTGGCACCTGAGCATGAACTAGTAGATGCCATCACAAGCCCAGAACAAGCTGATGCAGTTGCGGACTACAAACACCAAGCTAGTCTCAAGTCTGACTTGGCTCGTACCGATCTTGCCAAGGAAAAAACAGGGGTTTGGACGGGCGCTTATGCCATCAACCCTGTCAATGGCAAAGAAATCCCAATCTGGATTGCCGACTATGTTCTTGCTAGCTATGGTACAGGTGCGGTAATGGCTGTTCCTGCCCACGACCAACGTGACTGGGAATTTGCCAAACAATTTGACCTTCCAATCGTAGAAGTGCTTGAAGGTGGAAATGTAGCAGAAGCTGCCTACACAGAAGATGGTCTTCATGTCAATTCAGACTTCCTTGATGGACTGAACAAAGAAGACGCTATTGCTAAGATTGTGGCTTGGTTGGAAGAGAAAGGTTGTGGACAAGAGAAGGTTACCTACCGTCTCCGCGACTGGCTCTTTAGCCGTCAACGTTACTGGGGTGAGCCAATCCCAATCATTCATTGGGAAGATGGGACTTCAACAGCTATTCCTGAAAGTGAACTCCCACTTGTCTTGCCAGTCACCAAGGATATCCGTCCTTCAGGTACTGGTGAAAGCCCATTGGCTAACTTGACTGACTGGTTGGAAGTGACGCGTGAAGATGGCGTTAAAGGTCGTCGTGAAACCAACACCATGCCACAATGGGCTGGTTCAAGCTGGTACTACCTCCGCTATATTGATCCACACAATACTGAGAAATTGGCTGATGAGGACCTCCTCAAACAATGGTTGCCAGTAGACATCTATGTGGGTGGTGCAGAGCACGCTGTGCTTCACTTGCTTTACGCTCGTTTCTGGCATAAATTCCTCTATGATATCGGTGTTGTTCCAACTAAAGAACCATTCCAAAAACTCTTTAACCAAGGAATGATTTTGGGAACAAGCTACCGTGACCACCGTGGAGCTCTTGTGGCGACTGATAAGGTTGAAAAACGTGACGGTTCTTTCTTCCATGTGGAAACAGGAGAAGAGTTGGAGCAAGCACCAGCCAAGATGTCTAAATCCCTCAAGAACGTTGTTAACCCAGACGATGTGGTGGAACAATATGGTGCCGATACTCTTCGTGTCTATGAAATGTTCATGGGACCACTTGATGCTTCTATCGCTTGGTCAGAAGAAGGCCTGGAAGGAAGCCGTAAATTCCTTGACCGTGTATACCGTTTGATCACAAGTAAAGAAATCGCTGCGGAAAACAATGGCGCTCTCGACAAGGTTTACAATGAAACAGTCAAAGCTGTCACTGAGCAAATCGAGTCCATGAAATTTAACACAGCTATTGCCCAACTCATGGTCTTTGTCAATGCTGCCAACAAGGAAGACAAACTTTATGTAGACTACGCCAAAGGCTTTATCCAATTGATTGCCCCATTTGCACCTCATTTGGCAGAAGAACTTTGGCAAACAGTTACAGCAACAGGTGAGTCCATCTCTTACGTGGCTTGGCCAACTTGGGACGAAAGCAAATTGGTTGAAGACGAAATCGAAATCGTCGTTCAAATCAAAGGAAAAGTCCGTGCCAAACTCATGGTCGCTAAAGACCTGTCACGCGAAGAATTGCAAGAAATTGCTCTAGCGGATGAAAAAGTCAAAGCAGAGATTGACAGTAAGGAAATCGTGAAGGTGATTAGTGTACCAAATAAATTGGTTAATATCGTTGTGAAATAA
- a CDS encoding histidine phosphatase family protein has protein sequence MSKVRLYLVRHGKTMFNTIGRAQGWSDTPLTAEGELGIHELGIGLRESGLQFDRAYSSDSGRTIQTMGIILEELGLQGKIPYRMDKRIREWCFGSFDGAYDGDLFMGLIPRIFNVDHVHQLSYAELAEGLVEVDTAGWAEGWEKLSGRIKEGFEAIAKEMEEQGGGNALVVSHGMTIGTIVYLINGMHPHGLDNGSVTILEYEDGQFSVEVVGDRSYRELGREKMEEIKY, from the coding sequence ATGTCTAAAGTAAGATTGTATTTGGTCCGTCATGGGAAAACGATGTTTAACACCATTGGACGTGCTCAAGGATGGAGTGATACACCTCTGACTGCAGAAGGTGAGTTGGGAATCCATGAACTGGGAATTGGCTTGAGAGAGTCTGGCTTGCAGTTTGACCGCGCTTATTCCAGCGATTCAGGGCGTACTATTCAAACCATGGGAATTATCCTAGAAGAACTTGGCCTGCAGGGGAAAATCCCTTACCGCATGGACAAGCGAATCCGTGAGTGGTGCTTTGGTAGTTTTGATGGGGCCTATGATGGGGACCTCTTTATGGGATTGATTCCGAGAATTTTCAATGTAGACCATGTTCATCAGTTGTCCTATGCAGAACTAGCAGAAGGTTTGGTAGAGGTTGATACAGCAGGCTGGGCTGAAGGTTGGGAAAAACTCAGTGGTCGAATCAAGGAAGGCTTTGAAGCGATTGCCAAAGAAATGGAAGAACAAGGTGGAGGCAATGCTCTTGTTGTCAGTCACGGAATGACCATTGGAACCATTGTTTATTTGATTAATGGTATGCATCCGCATGGTCTGGATAATGGTAGCGTGACGATTCTTGAATATGAGGACGGTCAGTTTAGCGTAGAAGTTGTTGGTGACCGTAGCTATCGAGAGCTCGGACGTGAGAAGATGGAAGAAATAAAATATTGA
- a CDS encoding PFL family protein codes for MDIRQVTETIAMIEEQNFDIRTITMGISLLDCIDPDINRAAEKIYQKITTKAANLVAVGDEIAAELGIPIVNKRVSVTPISLIGAATDATDYLVLAKALDRAAKKIGVDFIGGFSALVQKGYQKGDEILINSIPRALAETDKVCSSVNIGSTKSGINMTAVADMGRIIKETANLSDMGAAKLVVFANAVEDNPFMAGAFHGVGEADVIINVGVSGPGVVKRALEKVRGQSFDVVAETVKKTAFKITRIGQLVGQMASERLGVDFGIVDLSLAPTPAVGDSVARVLEEMGLETVGTHGTTAALALLNDQVKKGGVMACNQVGGLSGAFIPVSEDEGMIAAVQDGSLNLEKLEAMTAICSVGLDMIAIPEDTPAETIAAMIADEAAIGVVNMKTTAVRIIPKGKEGDMIEFGGLLGTAPVMKVNGASSVDFISRGGQIPAPIHSFKN; via the coding sequence ATGGATATTAGACAAGTTACAGAAACCATTGCCATGATCGAGGAGCAGAACTTCGATATCAGAACCATCACCATGGGGATTTCCCTTTTGGACTGTATTGATCCAGATATCAATCGTGCTGCTGAAAAGATTTACCAAAAAATCACCACTAAAGCTGCAAATCTAGTAGCTGTAGGAGATGAAATTGCTGCGGAACTAGGGATTCCTATTGTTAATAAACGGGTATCGGTGACTCCGATTTCTTTAATTGGTGCTGCGACTGATGCGACAGACTATCTTGTTTTGGCAAAGGCTCTTGATAGGGCGGCTAAGAAGATCGGTGTTGACTTTATCGGTGGATTCTCAGCTTTGGTACAAAAAGGCTACCAAAAAGGAGATGAAATCCTCATCAATTCTATCCCCCGTGCTCTAGCTGAGACAGACAAGGTCTGTTCGTCTGTCAATATTGGCTCAACCAAGTCAGGTATCAACATGACTGCGGTTGCAGATATGGGACGTATCATCAAGGAGACAGCGAACCTATCAGATATGGGTGCGGCCAAGTTGGTCGTATTTGCTAATGCTGTTGAGGACAATCCTTTTATGGCAGGGGCCTTTCATGGTGTTGGCGAAGCAGATGTTATCATCAATGTCGGGGTTTCGGGTCCTGGTGTGGTCAAGCGTGCCTTGGAAAAGGTTCGTGGACAGAGCTTTGATGTAGTAGCCGAGACGGTCAAGAAAACGGCCTTCAAGATTACTCGTATCGGTCAATTAGTTGGGCAAATGGCGAGTGAACGCCTTGGTGTTGACTTTGGAATTGTCGACCTAAGCTTGGCACCTACTCCTGCAGTTGGTGATTCTGTGGCTCGTGTCCTTGAGGAAATGGGCCTAGAAACAGTTGGTACGCATGGGACAACGGCTGCTCTCGCTCTTTTGAATGACCAAGTTAAGAAGGGCGGAGTGATGGCTTGTAACCAAGTAGGTGGCTTGTCAGGTGCTTTTATCCCCGTTTCTGAAGATGAGGGGATGATTGCTGCGGTGCAAGATGGCTCTCTGAATTTAGAGAAACTAGAAGCCATGACAGCTATCTGTTCTGTCGGACTGGATATGATTGCTATTCCAGAAGATACGCCTGCTGAAACCATTGCGGCTATGATTGCGGATGAAGCGGCAATCGGTGTTGTTAACATGAAAACAACGGCTGTCCGTATTATTCCAAAGGGCAAAGAAGGCGATATGATTGAGTTTGGTGGTTTGCTAGGGACAGCTCCAGTTATGAAGGTCAACGGGGCTTCGTCTGTTGATTTCATCTCTCGCGGTGGCCAAATTCCTGCGCCAATCCATAGTTTTAAAAATTAA
- a CDS encoding ACT domain-containing protein produces the protein MKAIITVVGKDKAGIVAGVSTKIAELGLNIDDISQTVLDEYFTMMAVVSSDEKQDFTYLRNEFETFGQTLNVKINIQSAAIFDAMYNI, from the coding sequence ATGAAGGCTATTATTACAGTGGTTGGCAAGGACAAGGCTGGGATTGTTGCAGGCGTGTCTACTAAGATTGCAGAGTTGGGTTTGAATATTGACGATATTTCTCAGACGGTGTTGGATGAATACTTTACTATGATGGCGGTCGTTTCTAGTGACGAAAAACAGGATTTCACTTATCTGCGAAATGAGTTTGAAACTTTTGGTCAGACCTTGAATGTTAAAATCAATATTCAAAGTGCAGCGATTTTTGACGCTATGTATAATATCTAG
- the rplQ gene encoding 50S ribosomal protein L17, with protein MAYRKLGRTSSQRKAMLRDLTTDLLINESIVTTEARAKEIRKTVEKMITLGKRGDLHARRQAAAFVRNEIASENYDEATDKYTSTTALQKLFSEIAPRYAERNGGYTRILKTEPRRGDAAPMAIIELV; from the coding sequence ATGGCTTACCGTAAACTAGGACGCACTAGCTCACAACGTAAAGCAATGCTTCGCGATTTGACAACTGACCTTTTGATCAACGAATCAATCGTGACAACTGAAGCTCGTGCTAAAGAAATCCGTAAAACTGTTGAAAAAATGATTACTCTAGGTAAACGTGGTGATTTGCATGCACGTCGTCAAGCAGCTGCTTTCGTACGTAATGAAATCGCATCTGAAAACTATGATGAAGCAACTGATAAGTACACTTCTACTACAGCACTTCAAAAATTGTTCTCAGAAATCGCACCTCGTTATGCTGAACGTAACGGTGGATACACTCGTATCCTTAAAACTGAACCACGTCGTGGTGATGCTGCGCCAATGGCGATCATCGAATTAGTATAA
- a CDS encoding DNA-directed RNA polymerase subunit alpha, with translation MIEFEKPNITKIDENKDYGKFVIEPLERGYGTTLGNSLRRVLLASLPGAAVTSINIEGVLHEFDTVPGVREDVMQIILNIKGIAVKSYVEDEKIIELDVEGPAEITAGDILTDSDVEIVNPDHYLFTIGEGSSLKATMTVNSGRGYVPADENKKDNAPVGTLAVDSIYTPVTKVNYQVEPARVGSNDGFDKLTLEILTNGTIIPEDALGLSARILTEHLDLFTNLTEIAKSTEVMKEADTESDDRILDRTIEELDLSVRSYNCLKRAGINTVHDLTEKSEAEMMKVRNLGRKSLEEVKLKLIDLGLGLKDK, from the coding sequence ATGATTGAGTTTGAAAAACCAAATATAACAAAAATTGATGAAAATAAAGATTATGGCAAGTTTGTAATCGAACCACTTGAACGTGGCTACGGTACAACTCTTGGTAACTCTCTTCGTCGTGTACTACTAGCTTCTCTACCAGGAGCAGCAGTGACATCTATCAACATTGAAGGTGTCTTGCATGAGTTCGACACAGTTCCAGGTGTTCGTGAAGACGTGATGCAAATCATTCTGAACATTAAAGGGATTGCAGTGAAATCATACGTTGAAGACGAAAAAATCATTGAACTGGACGTTGAAGGTCCTGCTGAAATTACAGCTGGAGACATTTTGACTGACAGTGATGTTGAGATTGTAAATCCAGATCATTATCTCTTTACAATCGGTGAAGGTTCTTCTCTAAAAGCGACAATGACTGTTAACAGTGGTCGTGGATATGTACCTGCTGATGAAAACAAAAAAGATAATGCACCAGTTGGAACACTTGCTGTAGATTCTATTTATACACCAGTTACAAAAGTCAACTATCAAGTTGAACCTGCTCGTGTAGGTAGCAATGATGGATTTGACAAATTAACCCTTGAAATCTTGACTAATGGAACAATTATTCCAGAAGATGCTTTAGGGCTTTCAGCACGTATCTTGACAGAACATCTTGATTTGTTTACAAATCTTACTGAGATTGCGAAGTCAACTGAAGTGATGAAAGAAGCTGATACTGAATCTGACGATCGTATTTTGGATCGTACGATTGAGGAACTGGACTTGTCTGTGCGTTCATACAACTGTTTGAAACGTGCCGGTATCAACACTGTGCATGATTTGACAGAAAAATCTGAAGCAGAGATGATGAAAGTACGAAATCTTGGACGCAAGAGTTTGGAAGAAGTGAAACTCAAACTCATTGATTTGGGTCTTGGATTAAAAGATAAATAA